In Megalops cyprinoides isolate fMegCyp1 chromosome 16, fMegCyp1.pri, whole genome shotgun sequence, the genomic window CAGTGGCTTTGTGCCTGTGCaattacatatgtacatacaatgTAAGTattatgtacatacatgtgcaatCACATCATATATAAGTATATTTACATAGCACAGACATTGTAGACAagcatgtaattacacaggagCAAAGCCAATTTAAAGTGTAAAGAAAACTGGGGGGGGTGGAATCAATGGTAAAACACATAATATACAAATTATTACTCATCAGAGGAGGAGACACCTGGCCACACCCCCTTCTTCCCTGGAGCAGCTGGGTTTCCCCACTGACTTCTCCCACGCCCCAATGCcgtcaaattaaaacaaagtaaagTGTAAAAGAgtcggggggcagggggcggggcagctATGAGTCATAGTCTTcgtcatcattgtcatcattgtGAGGCAGGGGGGCGGGCGGGGGTGGCGCAGAGCCCATCAGGGAAGGGTGAGGGGCGAAGGGGCCCACGGGCATGGCCAGGCCCGGCGCGGGTGGAGCTGTGTGGAGGTACTGGTGCTGCAGGTCCGGGCTGATGCCAGAGCTGGAAAAGGAGGGGGGACACAGGTTAGTTCCACCTGGGGGAGTGTCCAGACTCTGACAGCAGACCCAAGCCATCCCCAGATCGCACCTCTGGAACCGGGACGCAGGCTGCAGGTTTGTGCTGGACCGAGAcccatcatcctcctcctccccatccaTGTCACTGTCCTCGGAGTCCTCCTACAGGGGGGTCGGGAACACAGGGCTGTGGTCAGGCACGGTCACATTGTCATATGGTCAGGCACGTTCGCACGCTCACACGGTCACACTGTCAGGCACGCTCACACTTTCAGGTACGGTCATACAGTCAGGCCCGGTCACAAGCTCACACAGTCAGGCACGGTCGCACTGTCAGGAACGGTCACACAGTCAGGCACggtcacactctcacacagtcaGGCACGGTCGCACGGTCACACTGTCAGGAACGGTCACACATTTAGGCACGGTCAGGCATGGTCACACAGTGAGACGGCTGCTCTAACACTGTGCACCCAGGACCCGCACTGCCATCGCGCTGACCCCGCTGACCCCAGCCATCAGCCCTCAGAACCGCCGCGTTCCAACGGCTCTGTGAGACAGCGCCAAGGCCGCGCCCCCACCTCCTGCTCAGACTCCGTCCCCGACTGCTTCTTGTCCTTGCCCTTGGTGCCAGCTCCTCCGTTCTTCCGGCCCGACCCCGGCTTGCGGCCTctgtgggagtgggaggagagcagagataTCCCATCATTCTCTGCAGGAAGATCAGGC contains:
- the drap1 gene encoding dr1-associated corepressor, whose product is MPSKKKKYNARFPPARIKKIMQTDEEIGKVAAPVPVIISRALELFLESLLTKACQVTQSRNAKTMTTSHLKQCIELEQQFDFLKDLVAAVPDMQGEAEDNHTEGGEKVSRRGRKPGSGRKNGGAGTKGKDKKQSGTESEQEEDSEDSDMDGEEEDDGSRSSTNLQPASRFQSSGISPDLQHQYLHTAPPAPGLAMPVGPFAPHPSLMGSAPPPPAPLPHNDDNDDEDYDS